One region of Nitrosopumilaceae archaeon genomic DNA includes:
- a CDS encoding V-type ATP synthase subunit F produces the protein MSKQKTESSGRIAVIGERELVIGYRLLGMDDTFIVSKDDANKTLQELFLSGKFGLIIVSEFVRNLLPSTFRTKIEASIEPLVLFMPSLQGNIQEESISVLAKRVLGVNIQGS, from the coding sequence ATGTCTAAACAAAAAACAGAATCAAGTGGAAGGATCGCGGTAATAGGAGAGCGTGAGCTAGTCATTGGATATAGACTTCTTGGAATGGACGATACATTTATTGTCAGTAAGGATGATGCTAACAAAACATTGCAAGAACTTTTTTTATCTGGTAAGTTTGGTCTGATTATTGTAAGCGAATTTGTTCGTAACTTACTTCCAAGTACATTTCGAACAAAGATAGAGGCATCTATAGAACCATTGGTGTTATTCATGCCATCACTACAGGGAAACATTCAAGAAGAGTCAATATCCGTTTTAGCAAAAAGGGTATTGGGGGTTAATATTCAAGGAAGTTGA
- a CDS encoding V-type ATPase subunit: protein MGTSQYASSFGRLQAISMNFLTKDMMQNLSKAKDDVEMAKILESTWYGPEIEKAASVYQPSEILEVALNRYLVQINKIALDATPFNGKSAVRAYLSKWDIYNIELILSSKSMGKTITETESFLVSSRNVPAGISAGNITHDEMKIILSQTGVDGVVNQLVKYNYGPILMQHLEEYQKSGDLGPMMYALQKFYYKALLESLKFFQGDEGMIREFFRAEIDKKNILNLMKGKESNLDKELVSRHLIDGGRIQMNELLDIYGVKDSAEIAGRVENRFSLINALTQYKKTKSLIDFEVALDKFINIQYVKKLKNIALSIGTVFYFIINAEYERENIKRIAYGKRYNLSTEQINSMLLSE, encoded by the coding sequence ATGGGAACCTCACAATATGCATCTTCGTTTGGTAGATTGCAAGCAATATCAATGAATTTTCTTACTAAAGATATGATGCAGAATTTGTCAAAAGCAAAAGATGACGTTGAGATGGCAAAAATCCTAGAGTCAACATGGTATGGACCAGAGATTGAAAAAGCTGCATCTGTTTACCAACCTTCAGAAATTTTAGAAGTTGCATTGAACCGATATCTTGTTCAAATCAATAAAATTGCATTAGATGCAACACCGTTTAATGGAAAATCTGCAGTTAGGGCCTATTTATCAAAATGGGATATCTACAATATTGAATTGATACTTTCTTCAAAAAGTATGGGCAAAACAATTACTGAGACAGAATCATTCCTAGTCTCTAGTCGTAACGTACCAGCAGGAATTTCTGCAGGTAATATTACCCATGATGAGATGAAAATCATTCTCTCACAAACAGGTGTAGATGGTGTAGTAAATCAACTTGTGAAATACAACTATGGTCCGATCTTAATGCAACACTTGGAAGAATACCAAAAAAGTGGTGATCTTGGTCCTATGATGTATGCATTACAAAAATTTTATTATAAAGCATTACTTGAATCTCTAAAATTCTTCCAAGGTGATGAAGGCATGATAAGGGAATTTTTCAGAGCAGAAATTGATAAGAAAAATATACTAAATCTTATGAAAGGCAAAGAATCTAATTTGGATAAAGAACTAGTGAGTAGACATCTTATCGACGGGGGAAGAATCCAAATGAATGAGCTATTAGATATCTATGGAGTAAAAGATTCTGCAGAAATTGCCGGAAGAGTGGAAAATCGCTTTTCTCTAATCAATGCGTTAACACAATACAAGAAGACAAAAAGTTTAATTGATTTTGAAGTGGCACTTGACAAATTCATAAACATTCAGTATGTCAAAAAATTGAAAAACATTGCACTTTCTATTGGAACAGTGTTTTACTTTATAATTAATGCAGAATATGAACGTGAAAACATTAAAAGAATCGCTTATGGAAAACGTTACAATTTATCAACTGAACAAATAAACTCAATGTTGCTAAGTGAATAA
- a CDS encoding V-type ATP synthase subunit E family protein, whose translation MSIETFLLEIENRKQRDLAKLSKELDEKGTAIQNQRDAQIKEIREHFANEAKLKSERELARIIESARLQAKKIMFDAINENLESAFDVIKQEIKNYVRSSQYRKTLETMVNTSRKKLGQKITVHCSEEDRSFLKEMGITIGSTIQTLGGIIAENNDGTKEIDLTFEELLRTHEDEVKGFLTERT comes from the coding sequence ATGAGCATAGAGACCTTTCTCCTTGAGATAGAGAATAGGAAACAAAGGGATCTTGCAAAACTTAGCAAAGAACTAGATGAGAAAGGAACTGCTATACAAAACCAAAGAGATGCACAAATTAAAGAAATACGGGAACATTTTGCAAATGAGGCGAAATTAAAATCCGAAAGAGAATTAGCGAGAATAATAGAGTCAGCTAGATTACAAGCAAAAAAAATCATGTTCGATGCTATTAATGAAAACCTGGAATCTGCATTTGATGTCATCAAACAAGAAATCAAGAACTATGTTAGATCATCACAGTACAGAAAAACATTAGAGACCATGGTAAATACATCAAGAAAAAAATTAGGTCAAAAAATTACAGTTCATTGCAGTGAAGAAGACCGTTCGTTTTTAAAAGAAATGGGGATCACCATTGGTTCAACAATTCAAACTTTGGGTGGAATAATCGCAGAAAATAATGATGGAACAAAGGAAATAGATCTAACATTTGAAGAACTTTTACGAACTCATGAAGATGAAGTAAAAGGTTTTCTTACGGAGAGAACATAA
- a CDS encoding sulfurtransferase gives MLINAKDVLKVLDDPKLILIDARSYKDYSEGHVPRAVNLDFFYYHWFDTSKDGMKAFNMQMRKLLSILGVTKEKTVVFYDDVSGMSASRGVWLLTYFSHKKAFMLDGGIKKWKSLGFPIEIKTNGFKPDKFSGKVNKNVFAGFEYIKKNLNKIKLVDARAQGEFNGTVIRAARKGHIPNAINIDWTLNVEEDGTMKKNESLSKLYKLSKDDEIVTYCQGGYRAANSFLALKKLGFKNVKVYVGSWGEWGNRSDLPTEQ, from the coding sequence ATGTTGATTAACGCAAAGGATGTTCTCAAAGTGCTTGATGATCCAAAATTGATTCTAATTGATGCAAGATCGTACAAGGATTATTCTGAAGGACATGTACCTAGAGCAGTTAACTTGGATTTTTTTTACTATCATTGGTTTGATACTAGTAAAGATGGCATGAAAGCATTTAACATGCAAATGAGAAAACTTCTCTCAATTCTAGGCGTTACAAAAGAAAAAACAGTTGTATTCTATGATGATGTTTCTGGAATGAGTGCATCTAGAGGAGTATGGCTTTTGACTTATTTTTCACATAAAAAAGCTTTCATGTTAGATGGAGGGATAAAAAAATGGAAAAGTCTTGGATTTCCTATTGAAATTAAAACAAATGGATTCAAACCAGACAAATTCTCTGGCAAAGTTAACAAAAATGTATTTGCTGGATTTGAATATATTAAAAAAAATCTAAATAAAATAAAGCTTGTTGATGCAAGAGCACAAGGAGAGTTCAACGGTACAGTAATTAGAGCTGCAAGAAAAGGTCATATCCCAAATGCAATAAACATCGATTGGACTCTTAACGTAGAGGAAGATGGCACCATGAAAAAAAATGAATCTCTTTCCAAGCTCTACAAATTATCCAAAGATGACGAAATAGTGACATACTGTCAAGGTGGATATAGGGCAGCAAACTCATTTTTGGCTCTTAAAAAACTCGGATTCAAAAACGTCAAAGTATATGTTGGTTCATGGGGAGAATGGGGAAATAGATCGGATCTTCCCACGGAACAATAA
- the pyrH gene encoding UMP kinase, giving the protein MRKRIVIKLSGSLFGMEDEKTLKDYATFFVRISKICQPIIIAGGGKIARHYITHARSSGADESTLDELGIEVSRLNAKLLIYAIQDKAYPHPPTNLKEVTHAADSGLIVITGGLHPGQSTNATAALIAEKVRASIFLNATDVDGVYDSDPNKNKNAKKFKRIDLKKLRNMLVHQESIAGGYDLMDIVALKVIERSKIKTRIIKADVKTLEKAIKGSPEGTEITLT; this is encoded by the coding sequence ATGAGAAAACGGATTGTCATAAAATTGTCTGGTAGCTTGTTTGGAATGGAGGATGAAAAAACACTCAAGGATTATGCTACATTTTTTGTTAGAATATCAAAGATCTGTCAACCAATTATTATCGCAGGAGGGGGCAAAATTGCAAGACATTACATTACACATGCAAGATCTTCTGGTGCGGATGAATCTACCCTAGATGAACTTGGTATCGAAGTATCAAGACTAAATGCTAAACTTTTGATCTATGCAATACAGGATAAAGCATATCCACATCCTCCCACCAATCTAAAAGAAGTTACACACGCTGCAGATAGTGGATTAATAGTAATAACTGGCGGTTTACATCCAGGTCAGAGTACCAATGCAACAGCAGCACTTATTGCGGAAAAGGTAAGAGCATCTATATTTTTGAATGCTACTGACGTTGACGGAGTCTATGATTCAGATCCGAACAAGAATAAAAATGCAAAAAAATTCAAGCGAATAGATCTGAAAAAACTTCGTAATATGCTTGTACACCAAGAATCCATTGCTGGTGGTTATGACTTGATGGATATTGTTGCACTCAAAGTAATTGAACGATCCAAAATCAAAACACGTATCATAAAGGCAGATGTTAAAACTTTAGAAAAAGCAATCAAAGGGTCTCCTGAGGGAACTGAAATTACACTAACCTGA
- a CDS encoding HD domain-containing protein, whose protein sequence is MTKKYLEIVDPIHDFIRIYESEIKIIDSPIFQRLRRIRQLAGAHLVYPGAQHSRFEHSLGVTHVAGQAATVLKDKGFLNSDDVANLRMGGLLHDLGHGPFSHLFEEVLQKRKKISHEEIGKKIILQTEIGDLLSKSGFDKKFLANLAFGNSKYQFMNEIISGGLSADMMDYLPRDGYFTGAEHAKIDFKRIIQSLDVHEKKLSLDKSALYSFESMMISRYQMFKAVYYHKTVRSAEVMLLESMSLADNELDLTSTDLDNYIKLTDEFVISKLISLPEKSSDLRRARELAKDYQERRLLKCVFEKILAHHDLIGKIKTLDVKKQISTKSKVDESEIFIDVSMTPSIPLTPSKKESESIILTSKKSTLSKEAYELPISEIPLVSAISGFMNILRVYTAQKNRKKVEIAAQIILGENKL, encoded by the coding sequence ATGACAAAAAAATACCTAGAAATTGTTGATCCAATTCATGACTTTATACGAATTTACGAATCTGAAATCAAAATAATAGACAGTCCTATTTTTCAGAGATTACGCAGAATTAGACAACTTGCAGGTGCTCATCTGGTCTATCCCGGTGCACAGCATTCTAGATTTGAACATTCACTTGGAGTAACACATGTTGCAGGCCAAGCAGCAACAGTACTCAAAGATAAAGGATTTTTGAATTCAGATGATGTTGCAAACCTAAGAATGGGAGGTCTTTTACATGATCTCGGCCATGGACCTTTCTCTCATTTATTTGAGGAAGTTTTACAAAAAAGAAAAAAAATTTCACATGAAGAAATTGGTAAAAAAATCATACTACAAACTGAGATTGGAGATTTGTTATCAAAATCTGGTTTTGATAAGAAGTTTCTAGCTAATCTTGCCTTTGGAAATTCTAAATACCAATTTATGAATGAAATCATATCTGGCGGTCTTAGCGCTGATATGATGGATTATCTACCACGAGATGGATATTTTACTGGCGCAGAACATGCTAAAATTGATTTTAAAAGAATAATTCAATCCCTAGATGTACATGAAAAAAAACTTTCACTTGATAAATCTGCACTCTATTCTTTTGAATCTATGATGATTTCAAGATATCAAATGTTTAAGGCTGTTTATTATCACAAAACTGTGCGATCTGCTGAAGTTATGTTATTGGAATCAATGAGTCTTGCAGATAATGAACTTGATCTTACTTCTACTGATCTTGATAATTACATTAAACTAACTGACGAATTTGTAATTTCAAAACTAATATCTCTTCCAGAAAAATCTTCTGATCTGAGAAGAGCGAGAGAGCTTGCAAAAGATTACCAAGAACGTAGACTACTCAAATGTGTCTTTGAAAAAATTCTTGCACATCATGATCTAATCGGTAAAATAAAAACATTGGATGTAAAAAAACAAATATCTACAAAATCAAAAGTAGACGAGTCAGAAATTTTTATTGATGTATCTATGACTCCATCTATACCTCTTACACCTTCAAAAAAAGAATCAGAGTCAATAATACTCACATCAAAAAAGAGTACACTTTCTAAGGAAGCATATGAGCTCCCCATATCTGAGATACCTCTTGTTTCTGCAATTTCAGGATTTATGAACATCTTACGAGTTTATACAGCACAAAAAAACAGAAAAAAGGTTGAAATTGCAGCACAGATCATCCTTGGTGAAAACAAATTATGA
- the tmk gene encoding dTMP kinase, with protein sequence MIIVIEGFDQAGKRTQSELLAKFLKAKKLKCKIFSFPDYTTQIGKEIKYYLSGKRKFPPQVIHCLLAANRWEKLKEIQDALSKNYILIMNRYYQSNLVYGKANGQDLKWLLNLDSGLPKENLVILLDVKSKDSFLRKKTLRDKFEKDKEFAKKIIYTYRTLAKKFGWKIVNASQTQEQVHKAVKEIALKYIK encoded by the coding sequence ATGATTATAGTTATTGAAGGGTTTGATCAAGCAGGAAAAAGAACTCAATCCGAACTTTTAGCAAAATTTTTGAAAGCAAAAAAATTAAAATGCAAAATTTTTAGCTTTCCTGATTATACCACACAAATAGGAAAAGAAATCAAATACTATCTTAGTGGGAAACGAAAATTTCCTCCCCAAGTAATACATTGTTTACTTGCTGCAAACAGGTGGGAAAAATTAAAAGAAATACAAGATGCATTATCTAAAAATTATATTTTGATAATGAATAGATATTATCAATCTAATTTAGTCTATGGCAAGGCAAATGGTCAAGATCTAAAATGGCTTTTAAATCTTGATTCAGGTCTTCCAAAAGAAAATCTGGTAATTCTTCTTGATGTAAAATCAAAAGATTCATTTTTACGTAAAAAAACTCTACGTGATAAATTTGAAAAAGACAAAGAATTTGCAAAAAAAATAATTTATACTTATAGAACATTAGCAAAAAAGTTTGGATGGAAAATAGTAAATGCATCACAAACTCAAGAACAAGTACACAAGGCTGTCAAGGAAATAGCTCTAAAATATATAAAATAA
- the hsp14 gene encoding archaeal heat shock protein Hsp14, with translation MAKEVMKEIGNKSREFYEFVLPPIDIQLENDNIIVTVDLPGFDKKDIKLRIRGNILSINATRETDHDGTVIWHQRPHAIDKKIRLPVDVNEGEDLEGSAKYHNGVLTLKIPVKHGKDIAIE, from the coding sequence ATGGCAAAAGAAGTCATGAAAGAAATAGGCAATAAATCCAGAGAATTTTATGAATTTGTACTTCCGCCAATAGATATACAGCTTGAAAATGATAACATCATAGTAACTGTTGATCTTCCAGGTTTTGACAAAAAGGATATCAAATTAAGAATACGTGGAAACATCCTTTCAATTAATGCAACACGAGAGACTGACCATGATGGAACAGTAATCTGGCATCAACGACCACATGCAATTGATAAAAAAATCCGACTTCCAGTTGATGTAAATGAAGGTGAAGATCTTGAGGGTTCTGCAAAATACCACAACGGTGTTCTTACTCTAAAGATTCCAGTAAAACACGGTAAAGATATTGCAATAGAATAA
- a CDS encoding AarF/ABC1/UbiB kinase family protein, translating to MPLILILRKDRREWVRKEGKNIKVERYQKNARKVLNTFVSLGPVYIKLGQWLSSRADILPQPYMEELAKLQDDVPAAPFDQVKPIIEKDLGPLEQNFDYVNTNVVSGASLGQVYLAKIKEKDVIIKVRRPNIDKIVEEDIRVLKKIIPVAMKFIDPNLRYSAEAMLAQFIETIHEEMDYRIESQNLKTIKRNFRSYPKVIIPSVIDDHSTEHVLTMEYIPGIKITNVKALDEIGLDRAQLVVKVHKVFFTMLLHHNIFHADPHPGNISVANDGSLILYDFGMVGRLDNETRLKLIRLYLSLVEKDPPRTVSAMDELGMLLPGYNRSVIEKGIAMSIQAMHGTKVDKMEVRALMDLANKTMSRFPFKLPKHLALYMRMASILEGIYHTHKVKFRFINVLQNILEEENLIKDAYIEELKISFGKFVKSINDVIAIAPELKQYLEEKRTAQYQPKKSSRNILFSGSILSAAVFVGSTILYGNNQLVGELGMIGSVVIILTTVLMQKH from the coding sequence TTGCCTCTTATTTTGATTCTAAGAAAAGATAGAAGAGAGTGGGTTAGAAAAGAGGGTAAAAATATCAAAGTTGAAAGATATCAAAAAAATGCTCGCAAGGTTCTCAATACTTTTGTGTCACTAGGTCCTGTTTACATAAAACTGGGTCAATGGCTTTCTTCAAGAGCTGATATTTTACCTCAACCATATATGGAAGAGCTTGCAAAACTTCAAGACGATGTACCAGCTGCTCCTTTTGATCAAGTAAAACCAATCATAGAAAAAGATCTTGGACCACTAGAACAAAACTTTGATTATGTCAACACCAATGTTGTTTCCGGTGCTTCACTTGGTCAAGTATATCTTGCCAAAATTAAGGAAAAGGACGTAATTATAAAAGTAAGAAGACCAAATATTGACAAAATTGTGGAAGAAGACATTAGGGTTCTTAAAAAAATTATTCCTGTTGCAATGAAGTTTATAGATCCCAATCTACGATATTCGGCAGAAGCAATGCTTGCACAATTTATCGAAACAATACATGAGGAAATGGATTATAGAATTGAATCTCAGAATCTAAAGACAATTAAAAGAAATTTTCGTTCATATCCCAAAGTAATAATTCCTTCTGTAATAGATGATCATTCCACAGAACATGTACTTACTATGGAATACATTCCTGGAATAAAGATAACCAATGTAAAAGCACTTGATGAGATTGGGTTAGACAGAGCACAGCTTGTGGTTAAAGTACACAAGGTATTTTTTACAATGCTTTTACACCATAACATCTTTCATGCTGATCCCCATCCTGGCAACATATCTGTGGCTAATGACGGTTCTTTGATTCTGTATGATTTTGGAATGGTAGGAAGACTAGATAATGAAACTCGTCTCAAACTAATCAGACTGTATCTATCTCTTGTTGAAAAAGATCCTCCACGAACTGTTAGTGCAATGGATGAACTTGGGATGCTGCTTCCTGGCTACAATCGTTCTGTAATAGAAAAAGGAATCGCAATGTCAATTCAGGCAATGCATGGAACCAAAGTAGACAAAATGGAAGTAAGAGCTCTAATGGATCTTGCAAACAAGACAATGAGCAGATTTCCATTTAAGCTCCCAAAGCATCTAGCGCTTTACATGAGGATGGCATCTATACTTGAAGGGATTTATCATACTCACAAAGTCAAGTTTAGGTTCATCAATGTTTTACAAAATATATTGGAGGAAGAAAATCTCATTAAAGATGCATATATTGAAGAGCTGAAAATCTCGTTTGGTAAATTTGTAAAATCAATCAATGATGTAATTGCTATTGCACCTGAACTCAAACAATATCTTGAAGAAAAAAGAACTGCTCAATACCAACCGAAAAAATCATCTAGAAACATTTTGTTTTCTGGAAGCATACTTTCCGCAGCTGTATTTGTAGGCTCAACAATACTTTATGGAAACAATCAACTTGTAGGAGAGCTTGGAATGATTGGTTCCGTAGTTATAATTTTAACAACAGTTTTAATGCAAAAACATTAG
- a CDS encoding ABC transporter ATP-binding protein has product MVNSVLEVRNVDKIFGEAETAVYALKNVSFSVKKGEFILIVGSSGSGKSTLLNMIGLLDRPTNGQVLIDGIDTSNLNDNQISSFRNSKLGFIFQFSNLLSDLTVLENVILPRQIQRTDTNATEEAKSLLKTVGLENQMNKYANKVSGGQAQRVAICRSLINKPTVVLADEPTGNLDSLSAQTTVQLMKSLNRKLGHTFIIVTHDRPQFGDVDKIITIKDGRIVDDEMMEVPTIN; this is encoded by the coding sequence TTGGTTAATTCAGTACTAGAAGTACGTAATGTAGACAAGATATTCGGTGAAGCAGAAACAGCTGTTTATGCATTAAAAAACGTCTCATTTTCGGTAAAAAAAGGCGAATTTATCTTAATTGTGGGTAGCTCAGGCTCTGGCAAATCAACACTACTAAACATGATTGGACTTTTAGATAGACCAACAAATGGTCAGGTCCTCATCGACGGAATAGATACTTCTAATCTAAATGATAACCAGATTTCATCATTTAGAAATTCCAAACTTGGATTCATTTTTCAATTTTCAAATTTACTTTCAGATTTAACGGTTCTAGAAAATGTAATTCTTCCAAGACAAATACAAAGAACAGATACAAACGCAACTGAAGAAGCCAAGTCATTGCTAAAGACAGTTGGCTTGGAAAATCAGATGAACAAATATGCAAACAAAGTATCTGGTGGTCAAGCACAAAGAGTAGCTATTTGCAGATCTCTTATCAATAAACCAACAGTAGTTCTAGCTGATGAACCAACAGGAAATTTGGATTCCTTATCAGCACAGACAACTGTTCAGTTAATGAAATCTCTTAATAGGAAACTAGGACATACTTTCATAATAGTAACACATGATCGTCCACAATTTGGTGACGTTGATAAAATAATTACAATTAAAGATGGAAGAATTGTCGATGATGAAATGATGGAGGTTCCAACAATAAATTGA
- a CDS encoding FtsX-like permease family protein gives MDYRAKVGLRFITRRKGSLIAASLAVSIAILVVQVNSVIFQGLYNAIVRDEINYNFGHVYITRNENFITKSDKMLVNWLERIPYVQAATPRLESNASINATGSGQTVRDYNVLVIGVDPVLDTQASTLYKTIGGDGQYVSSRNSIVLGASVDRDLGYPHVGDSVKLKFKDKNGIDQLKRFTIVGITQSAGNVGADQGVLINIDTLREILGRPHETQSIMVRLNDPTKDQVVKDLFLNAFPTRSDNFKAQTIEESAEQTLSGFRSGIALINLVGYFGMMSSAFAVVTIQMMQVTSKTREIGIMRAIGSRRKDILIIFIFQGMVIGAIGAGLGTVFGVAYTVYAKETHLTFQGSLALEVSYNWIGILQTDILAFVLAIVASIYPAYKATKLQPVEAMRFG, from the coding sequence ATGGATTATAGGGCCAAGGTAGGCTTGCGTTTTATTACAAGACGTAAAGGTAGTCTAATTGCAGCAAGTCTCGCAGTCTCAATTGCCATTTTGGTAGTACAGGTAAATTCTGTAATTTTTCAGGGTTTGTATAATGCAATTGTACGTGATGAAATAAACTACAATTTTGGACATGTCTATATTACAAGAAACGAGAATTTCATAACAAAATCAGACAAAATGTTGGTAAACTGGCTTGAAAGAATTCCATATGTACAAGCTGCTACGCCAAGACTTGAATCTAATGCATCAATAAACGCAACAGGTTCTGGACAGACAGTTAGGGATTATAATGTTCTAGTAATTGGAGTAGATCCGGTTCTTGATACGCAAGCATCAACATTGTATAAAACAATTGGAGGAGACGGACAATATGTTTCTTCAAGAAATTCTATTGTTCTTGGAGCCTCAGTAGATCGAGATCTTGGATATCCACATGTTGGTGATAGTGTAAAATTAAAATTTAAAGATAAAAATGGTATTGACCAACTGAAACGATTTACCATAGTAGGAATTACACAAAGTGCTGGTAATGTTGGTGCTGATCAAGGTGTCTTAATAAATATTGACACTTTGCGAGAAATATTGGGTAGACCACATGAAACACAATCAATCATGGTTAGGTTAAATGATCCAACGAAAGATCAAGTAGTCAAGGATCTTTTTCTTAATGCATTTCCAACTCGTTCAGACAACTTTAAAGCTCAAACAATTGAAGAATCTGCAGAACAAACACTCAGTGGATTCAGATCAGGTATTGCATTAATTAATTTAGTTGGATACTTTGGCATGATGTCATCTGCTTTTGCAGTTGTAACCATACAAATGATGCAAGTCACAAGTAAGACACGTGAGATTGGAATAATGAGAGCAATTGGTTCTAGAAGAAAAGATATTCTGATAATATTCATCTTCCAAGGAATGGTAATTGGTGCCATTGGGGCTGGTCTTGGTACAGTTTTTGGTGTAGCATATACCGTTTATGCAAAAGAAACACATTTGACATTTCAAGGCAGCTTGGCCTTAGAGGTATCTTACAACTGGATTGGAATATTGCAGACAGACATTTTGGCATTTGTACTTGCTATAGTGGCATCAATTTATCCTGCATACAAGGCAACAAAACTACAACCCGTGGAGGCAATGCGATTTGGTTAA
- a CDS encoding AsnC family transcriptional regulator, with translation MDKIDIHILSYLLNNCRMPDRQIGNNVGISGGAVKSRIQKMLDRKIIEEFALKIEPPVLGYSVLYFVVTGTDLQDILDQAKLIGEPFFVVPCVGGVTVCSIVVKGDPNQKMELAKKILQGVRVLSIFEAKNPGIRSDLTKTDLEIIEILLRDPRLKIEDIAKIANLSTKTVTRSLDKLQNDEAIQFTLLYNPKEMIGYIPFAILVGVEGNVKKTLQNLEKEFGKTFLQKPFVNMNQIVLFFYSDNIFKLDELTQLVQKIDGVHSVDLFIPKKISFPQKWVIDSINEVKTSKRLHLSYQIHS, from the coding sequence ATGGACAAAATTGACATACATATTCTCTCATACCTACTGAATAATTGTCGAATGCCAGACAGACAAATAGGAAATAATGTAGGTATATCTGGTGGAGCTGTAAAATCAAGAATTCAAAAAATGTTAGATAGAAAAATTATTGAAGAGTTTGCCCTAAAAATAGAACCACCTGTTTTGGGATATAGTGTTCTCTATTTTGTTGTAACAGGAACTGATTTGCAAGATATTTTAGATCAAGCTAAGCTAATTGGTGAACCATTTTTTGTAGTTCCATGTGTTGGAGGTGTGACTGTTTGCAGTATAGTTGTAAAAGGAGATCCAAATCAAAAAATGGAACTTGCAAAAAAAATATTGCAAGGCGTTAGGGTATTATCAATTTTTGAAGCAAAAAATCCTGGCATAAGATCGGATCTGACAAAGACTGATCTTGAAATTATAGAAATACTTCTACGAGATCCTAGATTAAAAATTGAAGATATTGCCAAGATAGCTAATCTTTCTACAAAAACTGTGACGCGTTCTCTTGATAAGCTACAAAATGATGAAGCAATACAGTTTACATTGTTATACAATCCTAAGGAAATGATAGGATACATACCATTTGCAATTCTTGTTGGGGTAGAAGGTAATGTTAAAAAAACACTACAAAATTTAGAAAAAGAATTTGGAAAGACATTTTTACAAAAACCCTTTGTAAACATGAATCAGATTGTATTATTTTTTTATAGCGACAACATTTTCAAGCTTGATGAACTGACTCAGTTGGTACAAAAAATTGACGGAGTACATTCTGTAGATCTCTTCATACCAAAGAAGATTTCATTTCCACAAAAATGGGTAATAGATAGTATCAATGAAGTAAAAACTTCAAAAAGACTCCATCTGTCATATCAGATACATTCATAA
- a CDS encoding NUDIX hydrolase, giving the protein MKKKIYDGKVLSLSLYDVSINKRKVRREVIEHRGAAAMLAIENGKVILVKQHRFPLGYVLEIPAGTCNKGENPRTCAFRELKEETGYEAKKMISLIKYYPSIGYNTEVIHCFVASGIKKTGKLKLDEDEILSVVKIDLKKVVKMILSGKIVDSKTICAVLAYNMKKRLV; this is encoded by the coding sequence ATGAAAAAGAAAATCTATGATGGCAAAGTTCTCTCATTGAGTCTCTATGATGTTTCAATTAACAAGCGTAAAGTGCGTCGAGAGGTAATTGAGCATAGAGGTGCTGCTGCAATGCTTGCAATTGAAAACGGTAAGGTGATTTTAGTAAAACAGCACCGTTTTCCACTCGGTTATGTATTAGAGATTCCTGCAGGAACATGTAACAAAGGGGAAAATCCACGAACATGCGCCTTCAGGGAATTAAAGGAAGAGACTGGTTATGAGGCAAAAAAGATGATTTCTCTGATAAAATATTACCCATCAATAGGATACAATACCGAAGTCATTCACTGTTTTGTCGCATCCGGGATTAAAAAAACTGGTAAACTTAAGCTAGATGAGGATGAAATACTATCAGTAGTAAAAATTGATTTGAAGAAAGTAGTAAAAATGATCTTGTCTGGAAAAATTGTGGATTCTAAAACAATCTGTGCAGTTTTGGCATACAACATGAAGAAAAGATTAGTTTAA